The following coding sequences are from one Methanococcoides orientis window:
- a CDS encoding class I SAM-dependent DNA methyltransferase yields the protein MEENEKFLEDLDNKLWTSADKLRSNLDAAVYKHVVLGLVFLKYVSDAFEERRKELLEQFKDPEHDYYLGGDEELETEELEIRDYYTEKNVFWVPALARWDTLQSCAKLSSGAEINIKNEKIDTYKMVSVGRLLDDAMEAIEKDNPKLKGVLTKDYARLQIESGKLGELIDLIATIPFRHKTLKAKDILGHVYEYFLGEFASGEGKKGGQYYTPKSIVTLIVEMLEPFQGRVYDPACGSGGFFVQSERFVEEHGGRIGQLSIYGQESNPTTWRLACMNMVIRGMDFDFGKEFADTFTRDLHPDLRANYIMTNPPFNMKEWGGEYLKDDPRWKYGLPPTNNANFAWMQHMIYHLAPNGSLALLLSNGSMSSNTNNEGVIRKSIIESDLVECMIALPGQLFTNTQIPACIWFLTRNKEAYNENRARKGETLFINARDLGYMKNRVLRDFDYDKDILRIANTFHAWKKGDGYEDEPGFCKSVDIDYIRKHEYVLTPGRYVGVADLKDDVEPFEEKMEKLTKDLSKQFKESAQLETNIRVNLLNVGYEIE from the coding sequence ATGGAAGAAAACGAAAAATTCTTAGAAGACCTTGACAACAAACTCTGGACATCCGCTGACAAGTTACGTTCCAATCTTGATGCTGCTGTCTATAAGCACGTAGTTCTTGGCCTTGTTTTTCTTAAATATGTTTCTGATGCATTCGAAGAGCGACGAAAAGAGCTTCTAGAACAATTCAAAGACCCTGAGCATGATTATTATTTAGGCGGGGATGAGGAATTAGAGACTGAAGAACTGGAAATCCGGGACTATTATACTGAGAAAAACGTCTTCTGGGTACCGGCACTGGCTCGCTGGGACACATTGCAAAGTTGTGCCAAGCTTTCTTCTGGTGCAGAGATTAACATCAAAAATGAAAAGATTGATACTTATAAGATGGTAAGTGTGGGTCGTCTTCTTGATGATGCAATGGAGGCAATCGAAAAAGATAATCCAAAACTTAAAGGTGTGCTAACTAAGGATTATGCACGTTTGCAGATTGAATCCGGTAAGCTTGGGGAATTAATAGATCTTATTGCTACTATACCTTTTAGACACAAAACTCTGAAGGCAAAGGATATCCTTGGACATGTATACGAATATTTCCTTGGTGAATTTGCTAGCGGAGAAGGGAAAAAGGGAGGGCAGTATTACACTCCAAAATCTATAGTAACTCTTATTGTTGAAATGCTGGAACCTTTCCAGGGTAGAGTATACGACCCTGCTTGTGGTTCAGGTGGTTTCTTTGTCCAATCGGAACGTTTTGTGGAAGAACATGGTGGGCGTATTGGACAATTATCGATATACGGCCAGGAATCAAACCCTACAACTTGGCGACTTGCCTGTATGAATATGGTTATCCGAGGTATGGATTTTGATTTTGGGAAAGAGTTTGCTGATACTTTCACTCGTGATTTGCATCCAGACCTTCGTGCAAATTACATCATGACCAATCCACCTTTTAATATGAAAGAATGGGGTGGAGAGTATTTGAAAGATGACCCTCGGTGGAAATATGGTCTGCCCCCCACTAATAATGCCAATTTTGCATGGATGCAGCATATGATTTATCACCTTGCACCCAATGGTAGCCTGGCATTGTTGTTGTCTAATGGTTCCATGAGTTCCAATACTAATAATGAAGGAGTGATTCGTAAATCTATAATCGAAAGTGACCTAGTGGAGTGCATGATAGCATTGCCAGGGCAACTCTTCACGAATACTCAAATTCCTGCATGTATTTGGTTCCTGACTCGCAACAAGGAAGCATATAACGAAAACCGAGCACGTAAGGGAGAGACATTGTTTATTAATGCCCGTGATCTTGGTTATATGAAGAATCGTGTTTTACGTGATTTTGATTATGATAAAGATATTCTTCGTATTGCCAACACTTTCCATGCTTGGAAAAAAGGAGATGGTTATGAAGATGAACCTGGTTTCTGCAAATCTGTAGATATAGACTACATCCGTAAGCATGAATATGTACTTACTCCTGGTCGCTACGTTGGAGTGGCCGATTTGAAAGACGACGTTGAACCTTTCGAAGAGAAAATGGAAAAGTTGACCAAGGATTTGTCCAAACAGTTTAAAGAATCAGCACAATTAGAGACTAATATCAGAGTAAACCTTCTAAATGTGGGGTATGAGATTGAATAA
- a CDS encoding DNA-3-methyladenine glycosylase family protein, producing the protein MYTIRTEDFNLDYTLDCGQVFRWDKNGDWWTGVVNGAVARINQDPKTGELLVDSSLDEDFFYHYFRLDDDLPAIFEQINKDEHMDIAINKYRGLRLIRQDPWECLISYMLATASNIPRIKKNISMLSAMFGEELEDGLYSFPKPEDLAATCYDDLCECKMGFRTARIIKAANVVVTGDIVLDNLFRLDYHDAKKELMSLEGIGEKVADCIVLFAFDKMEGFPVDTHVEKIVRTYYGDDPFFEGKATKTKIGNWGRHYFGKYCGYAQQYLFYQKRLEGLI; encoded by the coding sequence ATGTACACCATCAGGACAGAGGACTTCAACCTGGATTATACGCTTGACTGCGGCCAGGTATTCCGCTGGGACAAGAACGGAGACTGGTGGACAGGCGTGGTCAACGGTGCAGTTGCCCGCATAAACCAGGACCCCAAGACAGGTGAACTTCTGGTCGATTCATCCCTTGATGAAGATTTCTTTTATCATTACTTCAGGCTCGACGACGACCTGCCCGCGATATTCGAGCAGATCAACAAGGACGAGCACATGGACATCGCGATCAACAAGTATCGCGGATTGCGCCTGATTCGCCAGGACCCGTGGGAATGCCTGATCTCCTACATGCTTGCCACCGCTTCGAACATCCCGAGGATAAAGAAGAACATATCCATGCTTTCAGCAATGTTCGGAGAAGAACTGGAAGACGGACTCTACAGCTTCCCAAAACCAGAAGACCTTGCAGCAACCTGCTATGATGATCTTTGTGAATGCAAGATGGGATTCAGGACAGCCAGAATAATCAAAGCAGCAAATGTTGTTGTCACCGGGGATATCGTTCTTGATAACCTCTTCAGACTTGACTATCATGATGCGAAGAAGGAACTGATGTCACTGGAGGGTATCGGCGAGAAGGTAGCTGACTGTATCGTGCTATTCGCCTTTGACAAGATGGAAGGTTTCCCTGTGGATACACATGTGGAAAAGATTGTCAGGACCTACTATGGCGACGACCCGTTCTTTGAAGGCAAGGCCACCAAGACAAAGATCGGGAACTGGGGAAGACACTATTTCGGGAAATACTGCGGCTATGCCCAGCAATATTTGTTTTACCAGAAGCGTCTCGAGGGGCTTATCTGA
- a CDS encoding indolepyruvate oxidoreductase subunit beta produces MSSKASEFDLVISGVGGQGTILASDIIGRSAVLEGKGVRAAETHGMAQRGGSVVNHVRIGCELGSMIPLKGADCLLALEPVEALRYIEYLADDGVIIMNTESVYPVTVTTGKATYPSVDSIVEKLKETHRVIAFNATEMAAEAGSRQAMNVVLVGAVSNFLPIKTETLLDRVKEMVPPKTIDTNVKAFETGRSMVK; encoded by the coding sequence ATGAGCAGCAAAGCTTCTGAATTCGATCTTGTGATCTCAGGTGTCGGTGGTCAGGGAACCATCCTTGCATCAGACATCATCGGAAGATCAGCAGTCCTTGAAGGAAAAGGCGTAAGAGCAGCAGAGACCCACGGAATGGCACAGCGTGGCGGTTCAGTTGTCAACCACGTCCGTATCGGATGCGAACTTGGTTCCATGATCCCACTCAAGGGTGCAGATTGCCTCCTCGCACTTGAGCCGGTGGAAGCCCTCCGTTACATCGAGTACCTCGCAGACGACGGTGTCATTATCATGAACACCGAATCAGTCTACCCGGTCACTGTCACAACAGGAAAGGCAACCTATCCATCCGTTGACAGCATCGTGGAAAAGCTGAAGGAAACACATCGTGTCATCGCTTTCAACGCTACCGAAATGGCAGCAGAGGCCGGAAGCAGGCAGGCAATGAACGTCGTGCTTGTCGGAGCAGTCTCCAACTTCCTGCCGATTAAGACAGAAACTCTGCTTGATCGCGTTAAGGAAATGGTCCCTCCAAAGACCATTGACACGAACGTAAAGGCTTTTGAAACGGGAAGAAGCATGGTCAAGTAA
- the iorA gene encoding indolepyruvate ferredoxin oxidoreductase subunit alpha: MSTREYMLGNVAIARGIVEGGGKVISGYPGTPSSEIVDTLSAMKERDFYVEWSVNEKVAMEVAAGAAMTGVRSVVTMKHVGLNVAADPLMTLAYMGVKGGMIIIVADDPACHSSQNEQDTRKYSEFSLMPCLDPSTPQEAKDMIPYAFELSEKFEIPVIFRPTTRISHGKSEIELGTITDHKVEAKFEKDTSRWVMVPSNAVIRHPHLLGIQEGIMEELESSPWNELTINKDSKIGVIASGLASVYAKEAMENLGLEASFLKIGAYPVPEGLIKKMYEQCDTVLVIEELEPIVEDRCKVLAKDIESPVKILGKTGGYVPRVSELNTDACVRAIGKAFGIEVDVPEIAEAELELPPRPPALCAGCSHRATYHAMLKVFGKRAVFPSDIGCYTLGVQNGTVDTTLCMGGSITVASGIYNAGEKQPICCSIGDSTFFHTGINGLLNAVYNKSNITIAILDNRITAMTGHQPNPGMGLTSTGEPTKEIDMELLCRGLGAEFVETVDPYDVKATEEVFKRAKDFEGPSVVITRQACVIHARRAGVRRVPFKVDTEKCIGCRMCVNLGCPAIEFDKETKKAHINAMCTGCGLCSVTCKFDAIVEVQK, encoded by the coding sequence ATGAGCACACGCGAGTATATGCTTGGAAACGTGGCGATCGCACGCGGTATTGTGGAAGGAGGAGGTAAAGTTATCTCCGGGTATCCCGGTACGCCTTCTTCTGAGATCGTTGATACGTTATCTGCAATGAAAGAACGTGATTTTTACGTTGAATGGTCAGTTAATGAAAAAGTTGCTATGGAGGTTGCTGCAGGAGCTGCCATGACAGGTGTGCGTTCTGTGGTGACAATGAAACACGTCGGTCTAAACGTTGCAGCAGACCCTCTTATGACACTTGCCTACATGGGCGTCAAGGGTGGAATGATCATCATTGTCGCTGATGATCCTGCATGTCATTCATCACAGAATGAACAGGACACACGCAAGTATTCCGAATTCTCACTTATGCCATGTCTTGACCCTTCCACACCACAGGAAGCAAAGGACATGATCCCATACGCATTCGAGCTTTCCGAGAAGTTCGAGATCCCTGTGATCTTCAGGCCAACAACAAGGATATCACACGGCAAATCCGAGATCGAGCTCGGAACAATAACCGACCACAAGGTAGAGGCAAAGTTCGAGAAGGACACCTCACGCTGGGTAATGGTACCAAGCAATGCAGTAATTCGTCACCCACACCTTCTTGGAATACAGGAAGGTATCATGGAAGAGCTTGAGAGCTCACCATGGAACGAACTTACTATCAACAAGGATTCAAAGATCGGTGTCATCGCATCAGGTCTGGCCTCAGTATATGCTAAGGAAGCAATGGAGAACCTCGGTCTGGAAGCATCCTTCCTGAAGATCGGAGCATATCCTGTTCCTGAAGGTCTTATCAAGAAGATGTACGAGCAGTGTGATACAGTGCTTGTGATCGAAGAGCTTGAACCAATAGTCGAAGACCGCTGCAAGGTCCTCGCAAAGGACATCGAAAGCCCTGTGAAGATCCTCGGCAAGACAGGCGGATACGTCCCAAGGGTCAGCGAGCTCAACACCGATGCCTGCGTAAGGGCAATTGGAAAAGCATTCGGCATCGAAGTCGATGTTCCGGAGATCGCTGAAGCAGAACTTGAACTTCCACCAAGGCCACCAGCACTCTGTGCGGGATGTTCACACCGTGCTACCTACCATGCAATGCTAAAGGTCTTCGGCAAGAGAGCTGTGTTCCCAAGTGACATCGGTTGTTACACACTCGGTGTACAGAACGGAACCGTCGATACAACACTCTGTATGGGTGGCAGTATCACCGTTGCATCAGGCATCTACAATGCAGGCGAGAAGCAGCCTATCTGCTGCTCCATTGGAGATTCCACATTCTTCCATACAGGTATCAACGGACTGCTCAATGCTGTCTACAACAAGTCCAACATCACAATAGCCATCCTTGACAACCGTATCACCGCAATGACAGGACACCAGCCAAACCCTGGCATGGGACTCACATCCACAGGCGAGCCTACAAAGGAGATCGACATGGAACTCCTCTGCCGTGGACTCGGTGCCGAGTTCGTGGAAACCGTTGACCCATACGATGTCAAGGCAACCGAAGAAGTGTTCAAGCGTGCAAAGGACTTCGAAGGTCCTTCCGTGGTCATCACCAGACAGGCATGTGTCATCCACGCTCGCAGAGCAGGTGTCAGACGTGTACCTTTCAAGGTAGATACGGAGAAATGTATCGGATGCAGAATGTGCGTCAACCTCGGATGTCCTGCAATCGAGTTCGATAAGGAAACAAAGAAAGCACATATCAATGCAATGTGCACAGGCTGTGGACTCTGCAGTGTGACCTGCAAGTTCGATGCTATCGTGGAGGTGCAGAAATGA
- a CDS encoding RES family NAD+ phosphorylase, translating to MENSIEQKDKIKNDDDDFMDDYLKDVFFDVIFFEEMESWFSTNFFLCDNCINEFKKKYKGIHLADGTLELNMIPLDCFYHGTLLLKYYTSDEFKKYLKGICCPFCFHSLEYSIYPYDEFVLDTEKYQDDIEKISIIAASTPFLLMTNSLAKSTLNLIKKLADLSTATKMNTNVYRGRVTENPDILLNPDEMEAVPDSKAFEGRFNHLAHGHLYVATSKEICSKEIDPTQTKSKCIATIKLLNPLKILDLTDFHGSYIYNKGLDEDLYKAILTSALIYNSPSENSWEKPEYVFTRFVADCAIFAGFDGIKYKSRYDFEGANYVIFKDKSKEDFNWDFIYLIEKVESMN from the coding sequence ATGGAAAATTCTATAGAACAAAAAGATAAAATTAAAAATGATGATGATGACTTTATGGATGATTATCTAAAAGACGTTTTTTTTGATGTCATATTTTTTGAAGAAATGGAATCTTGGTTTTCAACAAACTTTTTTTTATGCGATAATTGTATTAATGAATTCAAGAAAAAATACAAGGGCATTCATTTAGCGGACGGCACACTTGAACTGAATATGATACCGTTAGATTGTTTTTATCACGGAACTTTGTTATTAAAATATTATACGTCTGACGAATTTAAAAAATATTTGAAGGGCATTTGCTGTCCTTTTTGTTTTCATTCATTAGAATACAGTATTTATCCTTATGACGAATTTGTGCTTGATACTGAGAAGTACCAAGATGATATTGAAAAAATATCGATAATAGCTGCATCCACCCCATTTTTACTGATGACAAATTCCTTGGCAAAAAGCACTTTGAATTTAATTAAGAAACTTGCAGATCTTTCCACTGCCACAAAAATGAACACTAATGTTTACAGGGGTAGAGTTACTGAGAACCCAGATATCCTGTTAAATCCTGATGAAATGGAAGCTGTACCAGATTCCAAAGCTTTTGAAGGTAGGTTTAATCACTTAGCCCATGGACACTTATATGTTGCAACATCAAAAGAAATCTGTAGCAAAGAAATTGATCCCACTCAAACGAAATCAAAATGTATTGCGACAATTAAGCTGTTAAATCCATTAAAAATACTAGATTTAACAGACTTTCATGGGTCTTATATTTACAATAAAGGATTAGATGAGGATTTGTATAAGGCAATCCTTACTTCTGCTCTTATATATAATTCTCCTTCTGAAAACTCTTGGGAAAAACCAGAGTATGTATTTACGCGTTTTGTTGCTGATTGTGCCATCTTTGCAGGTTTTGATGGAATCAAATATAAGAGTAGATATGATTTTGAAGGAGCTAACTATGTAATATTTAAGGATAAATCCAAAGAAGACTTTAATTGGGATTTTATTTACTTAATCGAAAAAGTGGAGTCAATGAACTAA
- the cas1 gene encoding CRISPR-associated endonuclease Cas1 produces the protein MKLLLLNGHGINMRVDGAKLHIKDGRFSTTEEPEEYVFSPKRIDVDSIVVYGQTGNITLDAIRWLIKHNVQISILNWDGKLLTTMLPPESTNIKTKFAQYHAFENQESRIKIARGFVEAKVDKSTVVLDFLNQRYPTVDFNFSEDIDKLNNINSIRDILGVEGGVASKYWNEFLKVIPEKCDFKSRLNQSGRAIGAGDMVNAMLNYGYALLEAECLRAINSVGLDPHVGFLHEMNPSKNSLAYDLQELFRFLIDLAVLNVIETNGIDKKDFIRTDNYSLRLRPSGAKKLTEEINLWFNKRVRYQDKMLMWNYVILLKARELAYYLTGKRKEIDFLEPQYETKRQDSSDIRKKILSISYSDWKKLGFSKGTLHYMKKNAEADKPFTLNAHVRERLDQWEKLAPYA, from the coding sequence ATGAAGCTTCTACTTTTAAATGGTCACGGAATCAACATGCGTGTTGATGGTGCTAAACTTCACATTAAGGATGGAAGATTCTCAACCACTGAAGAACCGGAGGAGTATGTATTCTCTCCAAAGAGGATTGATGTTGATAGCATAGTAGTCTATGGACAGACGGGTAATATCACGTTGGATGCTATCAGATGGTTGATTAAGCACAATGTCCAAATTTCAATTCTCAATTGGGACGGAAAACTGTTGACAACAATGCTTCCTCCTGAAAGTACCAATATAAAAACCAAGTTTGCTCAATATCATGCATTTGAGAATCAAGAAAGTAGAATTAAGATAGCAAGAGGCTTTGTTGAGGCGAAAGTTGATAAATCAACAGTTGTCCTTGATTTCCTAAATCAACGATATCCTACGGTTGATTTTAATTTTTCAGAGGATATTGATAAACTAAACAACATCAACTCAATCAGAGATATTTTGGGTGTTGAGGGTGGTGTAGCTTCCAAATACTGGAATGAGTTCTTAAAAGTTATACCTGAGAAATGCGATTTTAAATCTCGACTTAACCAGAGCGGGAGGGCCATAGGGGCAGGAGATATGGTAAATGCCATGCTTAATTATGGATACGCATTGTTAGAGGCGGAGTGCCTGAGGGCCATTAACTCTGTGGGCTTAGATCCTCACGTGGGTTTTTTGCATGAAATGAACCCTAGCAAGAATAGTCTGGCTTATGATCTTCAGGAACTTTTCAGATTCCTTATTGACCTTGCTGTTCTTAACGTGATTGAGACGAATGGTATTGATAAGAAAGATTTCATTAGGACAGACAATTATTCATTGAGGCTCAGGCCCAGTGGAGCTAAGAAACTGACTGAAGAGATCAATTTGTGGTTCAACAAACGAGTAAGATATCAAGATAAGATGTTAATGTGGAATTATGTTATTCTCCTGAAAGCTAGGGAATTAGCTTATTATCTAACAGGTAAACGAAAAGAGATTGACTTTTTGGAACCACAATATGAGACAAAGCGACAGGATTCAAGCGACATCCGAAAGAAGATACTTAGTATTTCATATTCTGATTGGAAAAAGCTAGGATTTTCAAAAGGGACATTGCATTATATGAAGAAAAATGCTGAGGCAGATAAGCCTTTTACGCTTAACGCTCATGTAAGAGAACGCTTGGATCAATGGGAAAAACTTGCCCCATATGCTTAA
- a CDS encoding DNA polymerase domain-containing protein encodes MNNAALRTFSTKKDEKKRSFSTHKQETPDFSRVLTFDTETTADEFLNLKFGSFMVHENDIYQYAGLFWDKRHISEKEYKVLKMYAEKYNIRLFSLKEFIKLFYLEVYEKKTLCIGYNINFDLSRIILDYGHGRYSGKDGFSLVLSEDTTYPRLRIKHLTGRSYNVEFTRAKGKYRKEKTFKGHFLDISNLACTLTDNKSLTLEKACEIFDTPIKKKATAEHGKITPKYIDYNIKDVKSTYELFKKVRQEYERYQLDIPMTDIYSAASLGKQALNQFNITPFMQQNPEFPSEILGNLMSAYYGGRCECRIRKTPTKATVLDFFSMYPTVTLLLDLWKFVIADKIHYADDTENVRRLIETFTFDDALDGDMWEQLNVVVEIEPDGDIFPVRTKYGGEDGTFNIGINYLTSNDSMYYFLPDILASKLLTGKSPKIKRAIRFIPEGIQEDLKESEVYGVHVNPKEDNLIKVLVERRQEIKREMKKVSKDSHEYDVLDAQQRALKILNNSTTYGIYIEMHPKDGEKLDVYSNVEFESEGKYEQPGKFFNPIIGANITAGARLLIAIAERFVLDKGEVHAYMDTDSIFVPPYLAEELSHLFDSLNPYDFDKPILEIEDGMEDIWFYGISSKRYCLFHKVGDKIIIPEGKKLFYKLHGLGHITNPFKRELQEGDQWHKRLWEDILRHHFRPEELPDILEKYENYAVISKLAVSTGTVLRRFKKTNEGKPFDKRIKPFNFMLVGNGASINEGGEKVKPLAPFNKNPQVAIEKEFIDYNTGDTLQGRQYWKLLSDVFLDYINHPEAKFEGDVGVLQRRHLKTTGCVYIGKEANKVEMQELESNHVEIYHDFEMIRKFILGLTPAEARCIGIKYRSTLKKLKDRVMEGIFKTNTKEMKKVLEAMYQ; translated from the coding sequence ATGAATAATGCTGCATTGAGGACTTTCTCAACCAAAAAAGATGAGAAGAAACGATCCTTTTCCACGCATAAGCAGGAAACTCCTGATTTTTCCAGAGTTCTCACTTTTGATACAGAAACAACAGCAGATGAATTCCTTAACTTGAAATTTGGCTCATTCATGGTACATGAGAATGATATATATCAATATGCAGGATTGTTCTGGGACAAGAGGCACATTTCAGAAAAAGAGTATAAAGTACTGAAGATGTATGCAGAAAAGTACAACATACGTTTATTCTCCCTTAAAGAGTTCATCAAACTCTTTTATTTGGAAGTCTATGAAAAGAAAACGCTCTGTATTGGTTATAATATCAACTTTGATCTATCACGGATTATTCTTGATTATGGTCATGGTAGATATTCGGGCAAGGATGGTTTTTCCCTCGTACTTAGTGAAGATACGACTTACCCAAGACTACGCATAAAGCATCTGACTGGGAGATCATACAATGTTGAGTTTACCAGGGCAAAGGGAAAGTACAGAAAGGAAAAAACTTTCAAAGGACATTTTCTAGATATAAGTAACTTAGCTTGTACTTTGACTGACAACAAGTCACTTACACTTGAAAAAGCCTGTGAGATATTTGATACTCCAATTAAGAAAAAAGCAACAGCTGAGCATGGAAAAATCACTCCAAAGTACATTGATTACAACATAAAAGACGTAAAGTCCACTTACGAGCTATTCAAAAAAGTAAGGCAGGAGTATGAAAGGTATCAGTTGGACATTCCAATGACTGATATTTACTCTGCTGCATCTCTTGGAAAACAGGCACTTAATCAATTCAATATAACTCCTTTTATGCAACAAAATCCAGAGTTTCCTTCTGAAATTCTCGGAAATCTGATGAGTGCCTACTATGGAGGGAGATGCGAATGTAGGATAAGGAAAACGCCTACAAAAGCCACAGTTTTGGACTTCTTCAGTATGTATCCAACAGTAACACTCCTTCTTGATCTCTGGAAATTTGTCATAGCAGACAAGATTCATTACGCCGACGATACAGAGAACGTTCGGCGATTAATCGAGACATTCACCTTTGATGATGCACTCGACGGCGATATGTGGGAGCAATTGAACGTCGTTGTTGAAATCGAGCCTGATGGCGATATTTTCCCCGTTAGGACGAAGTATGGCGGGGAGGATGGAACGTTCAATATCGGCATTAATTACTTAACGTCGAATGATTCGATGTACTACTTCCTCCCTGATATTTTAGCATCAAAGCTGCTTACAGGCAAGTCTCCTAAAATTAAGAGAGCTATCAGGTTCATTCCCGAAGGTATACAGGAAGATCTCAAAGAATCGGAGGTCTATGGGGTTCATGTAAACCCAAAGGAAGATAATCTTATCAAAGTCCTTGTTGAACGCAGGCAGGAGATCAAAAGGGAAATGAAGAAAGTGTCCAAGGACTCTCATGAATATGATGTACTGGACGCTCAGCAGAGAGCTTTGAAAATCCTCAATAATTCTACTACATACGGAATTTATATTGAGATGCATCCAAAGGATGGAGAAAAACTGGATGTGTACAGTAATGTTGAATTTGAGTCTGAAGGCAAATATGAACAGCCAGGTAAATTCTTTAATCCTATAATCGGAGCAAACATTACAGCAGGAGCAAGGTTATTAATTGCGATTGCTGAAAGGTTTGTGCTGGACAAAGGAGAAGTTCACGCTTACATGGATACAGATTCAATCTTTGTTCCCCCTTATCTCGCAGAAGAATTAAGCCATCTATTTGATTCATTAAATCCTTATGATTTTGATAAGCCGATTCTAGAAATAGAGGATGGGATGGAAGATATCTGGTTCTATGGAATCAGTTCCAAGAGATATTGCTTGTTCCACAAAGTTGGAGATAAGATCATCATTCCTGAAGGGAAGAAACTGTTCTACAAACTACATGGTTTAGGACATATTACAAACCCATTCAAGAGGGAATTGCAGGAAGGAGACCAATGGCATAAGAGATTGTGGGAAGACATTCTCAGGCATCATTTCCGTCCTGAAGAACTACCTGATATATTGGAGAAATATGAGAACTATGCAGTTATCTCAAAACTTGCAGTTTCAACGGGAACAGTCCTGAGACGGTTCAAAAAAACGAATGAAGGGAAACCATTTGATAAAAGAATCAAGCCTTTCAACTTTATGCTTGTTGGTAATGGTGCATCTATCAATGAGGGTGGTGAGAAGGTAAAGCCTCTTGCTCCTTTCAACAAGAATCCACAGGTTGCAATTGAGAAAGAGTTTATTGACTACAATACAGGAGATACACTTCAAGGAAGGCAATACTGGAAGCTACTAAGTGATGTGTTCCTGGATTACATCAATCATCCTGAAGCTAAGTTTGAAGGAGATGTTGGTGTGCTGCAAAGAAGGCACTTAAAGACTACTGGGTGTGTATATATTGGCAAGGAAGCTAATAAGGTCGAAATGCAGGAGCTTGAGAGCAATCACGTTGAGATATATCATGATTTTGAAATGATTAGAAAATTCATTCTAGGGCTTACTCCTGCTGAAGCTAGGTGTATTGGGATCAAATACAGGAGTACGTTGAAAAAACTGAAAGATAGGGTAATGGAAGGGATTTTTAAAACGAATACGAAGGAGATGAAAAAGGTTTTAGAAGCAATGTACCAGTGA